A stretch of Pseudomonadota bacterium DNA encodes these proteins:
- a CDS encoding DNA-3-methyladenine glycosylase 2 family protein yields the protein MKSDASSARLRYTPPLDWAFFLDFHRARALPGVEQVDGEWYRRTVRCGAYVGRLGVAPGGRDALRITLSPHDDNALALLVPRVRRAFDLDVDLAPIAAHLRRDAHLGALLARRPGVRVAGSVDGFEQAVRAILGQQISVTAARNLGGRLAARWGSPLPDVAHDSAAPLRFVFPTPAMLADADVASLGMPGKRGQAVAMLAASVAADPHLLERATTLDDSVAKLLALRGLGPWTAHYIAMRVLREPDAFPASDVGLLRALGDAQGQRPTARELSARAEAWRPWRAYAAQHLWATDAIPPPPTTP from the coding sequence ATGAAGTCCGACGCGTCGAGTGCGCGGCTCCGCTACACGCCGCCACTCGACTGGGCGTTCTTTCTCGACTTTCATCGCGCGCGGGCGCTGCCCGGTGTCGAGCAGGTCGACGGCGAATGGTATCGGCGCACGGTGCGTTGCGGTGCCTACGTGGGGCGCCTCGGTGTCGCGCCCGGTGGCCGCGATGCGCTGCGCATCACCTTGAGCCCGCATGACGACAACGCGCTCGCGCTCCTGGTACCGCGCGTGCGCCGCGCTTTTGATCTCGATGTCGATCTCGCGCCGATAGCCGCGCATCTGCGCCGCGATGCGCATCTCGGCGCGCTGCTCGCACGGCGCCCCGGCGTGCGCGTGGCAGGCAGCGTGGATGGCTTTGAACAAGCGGTGCGCGCCATTCTCGGTCAGCAGATAAGCGTCACTGCCGCGCGCAATCTCGGCGGCCGCCTGGCCGCGCGCTGGGGCAGTCCGTTGCCGGACGTCGCGCACGACAGCGCGGCGCCGCTGCGCTTCGTGTTCCCGACACCGGCCATGCTCGCCGACGCCGACGTCGCCAGCCTCGGCATGCCCGGCAAGCGTGGCCAGGCGGTGGCAATGCTTGCCGCCAGCGTCGCCGCCGATCCGCATTTGCTGGAACGCGCGACGACGCTCGATGACTCCGTTGCCAAGTTGTTGGCCCTGCGCGGGCTCGGTCCGTGGACCGCGCACTACATCGCAATGCGTGTGCTGCGTGAACCCGATGCCTTTCCGGCCAGCGATGTCGGCCTGCTGCGCGCGCTTGGCGACGCACAAGGCCAGCGGCCCACGGCGCGAGAACTCAGCGCGCGCGCCGAAGCGTGGCGCCCGTGGCGCGCCTATGCTGCCCAGCACCTGTGGGCTACCGACGCCATCCCGCCGCCGCCGACGACGCCGTGA
- a CDS encoding amidase: MSTHPAVPAVTRTELRAAADTLAMTLSDAELDMYASFMAGLTADFNLIAGLEAPRLPVKYPRGNGHRPSADENPYNAWYWKCSIKGAPGGRLAGKRVIIKDNIGVAGLPMMNGAKVMDGFMPDEDATVVTRVLDAGAEVVGKAVCENFCFSGGSHTSATGPVRNPRNPDYMTGGSSSGCAALLLTGEADLAIGSDQGGSVRMPASFSGIVGIKPTYGLVPYTGAAPIEQSVDHLGPMAMSSADCALLLEVIAGYDDGRDPRQFAGLAPKPYVAALAQGVKGMRFGLVREGFGAPGAEADVDAMVRAAALRLREAGATVEEISVPMHAQGPSIMFTSIMDNTLSTFTDQGASGPNVRGHFPLAAIEFYRRAHRERADDFPVTVKTVLLFGLAMRRRYGHYYSAKAHNLVRSLRAAYDEALTRCDILVMPTTPMKAHRIPPPDAGPEAIMGCALDMTGNTSPFDASGHPSMSVPAGMSDGLPVGIMFTGRHGEDDVVLRAGHALEQVLA; encoded by the coding sequence ATGTCGACCCATCCCGCCGTTCCCGCAGTCACTCGTACCGAACTCCGCGCCGCGGCCGACACGCTTGCGATGACGCTGAGCGACGCGGAGCTCGACATGTATGCGAGCTTCATGGCCGGGCTCACGGCCGACTTCAATCTCATCGCCGGCCTCGAGGCGCCGCGCCTGCCGGTGAAATATCCGCGCGGCAACGGCCATCGGCCGAGCGCCGACGAAAATCCCTACAACGCGTGGTATTGGAAGTGTTCGATCAAGGGCGCGCCCGGCGGCAGGCTGGCCGGTAAGCGCGTCATCATCAAGGACAACATCGGCGTGGCCGGGCTGCCGATGATGAACGGTGCGAAAGTGATGGACGGCTTCATGCCCGACGAAGACGCCACCGTCGTCACGCGCGTACTCGATGCCGGCGCCGAAGTGGTGGGCAAGGCGGTGTGCGAGAACTTCTGCTTTTCCGGCGGCAGCCACACCTCGGCCACCGGCCCGGTGCGCAATCCGCGCAATCCGGACTACATGACCGGCGGTTCATCCAGCGGCTGCGCGGCGTTGTTGCTGACCGGCGAAGCGGATCTCGCGATCGGCAGTGACCAGGGCGGCTCGGTGCGCATGCCGGCGTCGTTTTCCGGCATCGTTGGCATCAAGCCGACCTATGGCCTGGTGCCCTACACCGGCGCCGCGCCGATAGAGCAATCGGTCGATCACCTGGGGCCGATGGCGATGAGCAGCGCCGATTGCGCCTTGTTGCTGGAAGTCATTGCCGGTTACGACGACGGCCGCGATCCGCGCCAATTCGCGGGTCTCGCGCCCAAGCCCTACGTCGCCGCGCTGGCGCAGGGCGTGAAAGGCATGCGCTTCGGCCTGGTGCGTGAAGGCTTCGGCGCGCCGGGTGCGGAAGCCGACGTCGACGCGATGGTGCGCGCCGCCGCGCTGCGTTTGCGCGAAGCGGGCGCGACGGTCGAAGAGATCTCGGTGCCCATGCATGCGCAAGGCCCGTCGATCATGTTCACCAGCATCATGGACAACACGCTGTCGACCTTCACCGACCAGGGCGCCAGCGGCCCCAATGTGCGCGGCCATTTTCCGCTCGCCGCCATCGAGTTCTATCGCCGCGCCCATCGTGAACGCGCCGACGACTTCCCGGTGACGGTCAAGACCGTGCTGTTGTTCGGTCTTGCCATGCGGCGGCGCTATGGTCATTACTACTCGGCCAAGGCGCACAACCTGGTACGCAGCCTGCGCGCCGCCTATGACGAAGCGCTCACTCGCTGCGACATCCTGGTCATGCCGACCACGCCGATGAAAGCGCACCGCATTCCGCCGCCCGACGCCGGCCCCGAAGCCATCATGGGCTGCGCGCTCGACATGACCGGCAACACCAGCCCCTTCGATGCCAGCGGCCATCCGTCCATGAGCGTGCCGGCCGGCATGTCGGACGGCCTGCCGGTCGGCATCATGTTCACCGGCCGCCATGGCGAGGACGACGTGGTGCTGCGCGCCGGCCATGCGCTTGAACAGGTGCTCGCTTAA
- a CDS encoding serine protease has translation MSQQTEPSIPPNLRPQPSDCAYDLDRALDAVVSLRTRIPDDAFTASILGTERAGHGVLIGERGLVLTIGYLVTEANDVWLVGNNGRAVRGDVVGYDYESGLGLVQALGAMDLPALSLGSVKDLRIQQDVVLAGCGGRAHALKARVAAKREFAGYWEYVLDEAVYTAPPHPNWGGAALLGADGRLCAVGSLYIDQVLPQMAGQDGNMSVPVDLLEPIMADLMRYGRSLKPARPWLGMFVSEVDAQLLVAGVYDDAPAARTALRSGDVITEVGGLPVNGLASLFRTVWAQGPAGCDVPLTVQREGRSFEVHVPSVDRREFWRAPDLH, from the coding sequence ATGAGCCAGCAGACCGAACCCAGCATTCCGCCCAATCTGCGTCCGCAGCCGTCCGATTGTGCCTACGACCTCGACCGCGCGCTGGACGCGGTGGTGTCCTTGCGCACGCGTATTCCCGACGATGCCTTCACCGCCAGCATCCTCGGCACCGAGCGCGCCGGTCATGGTGTGCTGATCGGCGAACGTGGCCTGGTGTTGACCATCGGCTATCTCGTCACCGAAGCGAACGACGTGTGGCTGGTGGGTAACAACGGCCGCGCGGTGCGCGGCGACGTGGTCGGTTACGACTACGAAAGCGGCCTGGGCCTGGTGCAGGCCCTGGGCGCGATGGATCTGCCGGCGCTCAGCCTCGGCAGCGTCAAGGACTTGCGCATCCAGCAGGACGTGGTGCTGGCCGGATGCGGCGGTCGTGCCCACGCCTTGAAGGCGCGCGTGGCGGCCAAGCGCGAATTCGCCGGCTACTGGGAATACGTGCTGGACGAAGCCGTCTACACCGCGCCGCCCCATCCCAATTGGGGAGGCGCCGCGTTGCTCGGCGCCGACGGCCGCCTGTGCGCGGTGGGTTCGCTGTATATCGACCAGGTGTTGCCGCAGATGGCGGGCCAGGACGGCAACATGAGCGTGCCGGTCGATCTGCTGGAGCCGATCATGGCGGACCTCATGCGTTATGGCCGCAGCTTGAAACCGGCCCGACCGTGGCTCGGCATGTTCGTGTCGGAGGTCGATGCGCAACTGCTGGTGGCGGGCGTCTACGACGATGCGCCCGCCGCACGCACCGCGCTGCGCAGTGGCGATGTGATCACCGAAGTCGGCGGCCTGCCGGTCAACGGCCTCGCGAGCCTGTTCCGCACCGTGTGGGCGCAAGGCCCGGCCGGCTGCGACGTGCCGCTCACGGTACAACGCGAAGGCCGCAGCTTCGAAGTGCACGTGCCATCGGTCGATCGTCGCGAATTCTGGCGCGCGCCGGATCTGCATTGA
- a CDS encoding Sir2 family NAD-dependent protein deacetylase, which translates to MASAALATLIAQSRRIVAFTGAGISTESGIPDFRSPGGIWSRMQPIDFRDFMRSIDMRREAWRRKAVIDRDFQQATPNRGHRALAALVARGAMSAIITQNIDGLHQASGVPTDKVIELHGNGTYATCLECGVRYELAPIMAAFERDESVPVCTDCGGIVKSATISFGQAMPQAAMARAQAESTHCDLFIVLGSSLVVYPAAGFPALAKRRGARLVIINREETDQDDSADLVVRGEIGATLGEAVGVA; encoded by the coding sequence ATGGCGAGCGCCGCGCTCGCGACCCTCATCGCGCAAAGTCGACGCATCGTCGCCTTCACCGGCGCCGGCATCAGCACCGAGTCGGGCATTCCCGACTTTCGCAGTCCGGGCGGCATCTGGTCGCGCATGCAGCCCATCGATTTTCGCGATTTCATGCGTTCCATCGATATGCGTCGCGAAGCGTGGCGGCGCAAGGCGGTCATCGACAGGGACTTTCAACAGGCCACGCCGAATCGCGGACACCGCGCGCTGGCGGCGCTCGTCGCACGCGGTGCGATGAGCGCCATCATCACGCAGAACATCGACGGCCTGCACCAGGCGTCCGGCGTGCCCACCGACAAGGTCATCGAGTTGCATGGCAACGGTACCTATGCCACCTGTCTCGAGTGCGGCGTGCGTTACGAACTGGCTCCGATCATGGCGGCTTTCGAACGCGACGAGTCGGTGCCGGTGTGCACCGACTGCGGCGGTATCGTGAAATCCGCGACCATCTCCTTCGGCCAGGCCATGCCGCAGGCGGCGATGGCGCGGGCGCAGGCCGAAAGCACCCACTGCGATCTGTTCATCGTGCTTGGTTCATCGCTGGTGGTGTATCCCGCCGCCGGCTTCCCGGCGCTGGCCAAGCGCCGCGGCGCCAGGCTCGTGATCATCAACCGCGAAGAGACCGACCAGGACGACAGCGCCGATCTCGTGGTGCGTGGTGAGATCGGCGCGACCCTCGGCGAGGCAGTGGGGGTGGCGTAG
- a CDS encoding coniferyl-alcohol dehydrogenase → MSGKRIVITGAASGIGAAAVAQHLAAGDQVIALDVKPITAKVRQALRCDMADPASIDAALAAIDGPLDALLNIAGLPGTVAPELIMRVNTLGLRAITQGLIDRLQRGGAIVNVASIAGFNWARHLKDITELLATPSYEAGVEWCAAHPMDGNTAYHFSKECVVVYTMQMAGPALARGLRCNSVSPGPVATPLLPDFKAQAGSGQIEWVIDGIGRAAEPAEIAEVVKYLATGPSSFVNGRDLIVDRGFSAGITTGWIDKNSSPLVKARGF, encoded by the coding sequence ATGTCCGGCAAACGCATCGTCATCACCGGCGCCGCTTCAGGTATAGGCGCGGCCGCCGTCGCACAGCACCTCGCCGCGGGCGACCAGGTAATCGCGCTCGACGTCAAACCGATCACGGCCAAGGTGCGGCAGGCGCTGCGCTGTGACATGGCCGATCCCGCGTCTATCGATGCCGCGCTCGCCGCCATCGACGGCCCGCTGGACGCGCTGCTCAACATCGCCGGCCTGCCCGGCACCGTCGCGCCGGAACTCATCATGCGCGTCAACACGCTGGGCCTGCGCGCCATCACCCAAGGCCTCATCGATCGCCTGCAACGCGGCGGCGCGATCGTGAACGTGGCGTCGATCGCGGGCTTCAACTGGGCGCGTCATTTGAAGGACATCACCGAACTGCTGGCCACGCCCAGCTACGAAGCCGGCGTCGAGTGGTGCGCCGCCCATCCCATGGACGGCAACACCGCCTATCACTTCAGCAAGGAATGCGTGGTGGTCTACACCATGCAGATGGCGGGCCCGGCGCTGGCGCGCGGCCTGCGCTGCAACAGCGTGAGCCCCGGTCCGGTCGCCACGCCACTGCTGCCGGACTTCAAGGCACAGGCCGGCAGCGGGCAGATCGAATGGGTCATCGACGGCATCGGCCGCGCCGCCGAGCCTGCGGAAATCGCCGAGGTGGTGAAGTATCTCGCGACCGGGCCGTCGAGCTTCGTCAACGGCCGCGATCTCATCGTCGATCGCGGCTTCAGCGCCGGCATCACCACGGGCTGGATAGACAAGAACAGTTCGCCCCTGGTGAAGGCACGAGGTTTTTGA
- a CDS encoding LLM class flavin-dependent oxidoreductase, protein MGFDQAWFFDSQMIYSDVYATMAVAARETRRIRLATGVAVPTTRMAPVIAHSIASIAELAPGRVELGVGNGNTARLTMGLQPVPLGRMKREIRTIQALLRGETTLHEAEGQSHLIQLLHRHDGFINLDHHIPVTLSAFGDKTLAYCGAECDAHLTWHPSADSLTANRKIIDAAARKAGRDPSLIPSKAIAPLEILRPGETAGSARVLESVGPFITNLLHVMIEWDGGLLRSSPRIADLVERYRAYVESLPKDRRHLILHEGHLVYTRPEEKSYLTADIADTAAVIGDPDQVIAHIKSLEAAGLTHFAFQVTGDPVGQMRAFAETVMRRYA, encoded by the coding sequence TTGGGCTTCGACCAGGCCTGGTTCTTCGATTCGCAGATGATCTACTCCGACGTCTACGCGACCATGGCGGTGGCGGCGCGCGAGACGCGGCGCATCCGTCTCGCGACCGGCGTGGCGGTGCCGACCACGCGCATGGCGCCGGTCATCGCACACAGCATCGCCAGCATCGCCGAACTCGCACCCGGCCGCGTCGAACTCGGCGTCGGCAATGGCAATACGGCGCGCCTCACCATGGGCCTGCAGCCCGTGCCGCTGGGCCGCATGAAACGCGAGATCCGTACCATCCAGGCCTTGCTGCGCGGCGAGACCACGCTGCACGAGGCCGAGGGCCAGAGCCATCTCATTCAACTGCTGCATCGCCACGACGGTTTCATCAATCTCGACCATCACATCCCGGTGACGCTGTCGGCTTTCGGTGACAAGACGCTCGCCTATTGCGGCGCCGAATGCGACGCGCACCTGACCTGGCACCCGAGCGCCGACAGCCTGACGGCCAATCGCAAGATCATCGACGCGGCGGCGCGCAAGGCCGGACGCGACCCGTCGCTCATTCCGAGCAAGGCCATCGCGCCGCTCGAAATCCTGCGCCCGGGCGAAACGGCCGGCAGCGCGCGCGTGCTGGAGAGCGTCGGCCCCTTCATCACCAACCTCCTGCACGTGATGATCGAATGGGACGGCGGTCTCCTGCGCTCCAGCCCGCGCATCGCCGACCTGGTCGAACGCTATCGCGCCTATGTCGAGAGCCTGCCCAAGGATCGCCGCCATCTCATCCTGCATGAAGGGCACCTGGTCTATACGCGACCGGAGGAAAAGTCATACCTGACGGCGGACATCGCCGACACCGCCGCCGTGATCGGCGATCCCGACCAGGTCATCGCGCACATCAAGTCGCTGGAAGCCGCCGGCCTCACCCATTTCGCCTTCCAGGTGACGGGCGACCCGGTCGGCCAGATGCGTGCCTTCGCCGAAACCGTCATGCGTCGCTACGCCTGA
- a CDS encoding PPOX class F420-dependent oxidoreductase produces the protein MRTGGVRDAHDDVPLDAARERYVSLATYRRDGREVRTPVWIAGAGERFYVFSAPEVGKVKRIRANGRVSLAACNYRGVVAGPWREGRARLLDDAPGRAAALRALRAKYGVQMWLADALSKLGGRFDSRVYIEISL, from the coding sequence ATTCGCACCGGGGGAGTCCGTGATGCTCATGACGACGTCCCGCTCGATGCCGCCCGTGAACGCTATGTCAGTCTCGCCACCTACCGCCGCGACGGGCGCGAGGTGCGTACACCGGTGTGGATTGCCGGCGCCGGTGAGCGGTTCTACGTTTTCAGCGCGCCCGAGGTCGGCAAGGTCAAGCGCATACGCGCCAACGGCCGCGTCAGTCTCGCCGCCTGCAATTACCGTGGCGTGGTGGCGGGGCCATGGCGCGAGGGCCGTGCGCGCCTGCTGGACGATGCGCCCGGCCGCGCCGCCGCGCTGCGTGCCTTGCGCGCCAAGTACGGCGTGCAGATGTGGCTGGCCGATGCGCTGTCGAAACTCGGCGGCCGCTTCGACTCGCGGGTCTACATCGAAATCTCTTTGTAA
- the sfsA gene encoding DNA/RNA nuclease SfsA has protein sequence MKFARPLIAATLLRRYQRFLADCELDDGTRLTAACPNTGSMLGCCTPGNRVWLSESDAPTRKYRHTWEMVQVGKLKIGINTGLPNRLVREAVENGVLAELGGYERVRGEVPFGVERSRIDLLLQSERRPDCYVEVKNVTAAVSDGIALFPDAVSARGAKHLRELMRLKAEGLRAVLVYCVQRGDVEEVRPADGIDPLYGRTLREALAAGVEVLAYRARVTTEEVILHQRIAVHCPPL, from the coding sequence ATGAAATTCGCCCGGCCGCTCATCGCCGCGACCTTGCTGCGGCGTTACCAGCGCTTTCTCGCCGACTGTGAACTCGACGACGGCACACGCCTGACCGCGGCCTGTCCCAATACCGGCTCCATGCTCGGCTGTTGCACGCCAGGCAATCGCGTGTGGCTGTCCGAGAGCGATGCGCCGACGCGCAAGTATCGCCACACCTGGGAGATGGTGCAGGTCGGCAAGCTCAAGATCGGGATCAATACCGGCCTGCCCAACCGCCTGGTGCGCGAAGCCGTCGAGAACGGCGTGCTGGCGGAACTCGGCGGCTATGAGCGCGTGCGCGGCGAAGTGCCTTTCGGCGTCGAGCGCAGTCGCATCGATCTCCTGCTGCAAAGCGAACGGCGGCCCGACTGTTACGTGGAGGTGAAGAATGTCACGGCGGCGGTGAGTGACGGCATCGCGCTGTTTCCCGACGCCGTCAGCGCGCGCGGCGCCAAGCACCTGCGCGAACTCATGCGTCTCAAGGCCGAAGGCCTGCGCGCGGTGCTGGTGTATTGCGTGCAGCGCGGTGATGTCGAGGAAGTGCGCCCGGCGGATGGCATCGATCCGCTCTACGGCCGTACCCTGCGCGAAGCGCTGGCTGCCGGTGTCGAGGTGCTGGCCTACCGGGCGCGGGTCACGACCGAGGAAGTGATCCTGCATCAGCGCATCGCCGTTCACTGTCCACCCCTGTAG
- a CDS encoding RES family NAD+ phosphorylase has protein sequence MVVTAPLTALAWTPAWRLVASRFPPVGLFDRVAAPADLESVFAIESLTNARLRQEAGELALVAEEDRVSGPGTTPIMAAFTHRNGQGSRFTDGSYGVYYAARGIDTAIVETAFHRARFLAATREAPMQIDMRSYAADIVAEFHDIRGGDARHAELYSPDPDAYGAAQRFARRLRDAGSNGITYDSVRDAGGECVAVFKPRVIAPVIQGPHYCYVWDGEKIADVYIKSAYQREG, from the coding sequence ATGGTCGTGACGGCGCCGCTCACGGCGCTGGCCTGGACGCCGGCCTGGCGCCTGGTGGCGAGCCGCTTTCCGCCGGTCGGCCTGTTCGATCGCGTGGCCGCGCCGGCCGATCTCGAGAGCGTGTTCGCCATCGAGAGCCTGACCAACGCGCGCCTGCGGCAGGAGGCCGGCGAGCTCGCGCTGGTGGCCGAGGAGGATCGCGTCAGCGGCCCCGGCACCACGCCCATCATGGCCGCCTTCACGCACCGCAACGGCCAGGGCAGCCGCTTCACCGACGGCAGCTACGGGGTTTACTACGCGGCGCGCGGCATCGACACTGCGATCGTCGAGACCGCCTTCCATCGCGCGCGCTTTCTGGCCGCCACGCGCGAGGCGCCCATGCAAATCGACATGCGCAGCTACGCCGCCGACATCGTCGCCGAATTCCATGACATTCGCGGCGGCGACGCGCGCCATGCCGAACTCTACTCCCCCGATCCCGACGCCTACGGAGCCGCCCAGCGCTTCGCGCGGCGCCTGCGCGACGCCGGCTCCAACGGCATCACCTACGACAGCGTGCGCGACGCCGGCGGCGAATGCGTGGCGGTGTTCAAACCGCGCGTGATAGCGCCGGTGATACAGGGCCCGCATTACTGCTACGTGTGGGATGGAGAGAAGATCGCGGACGTGTACATCAAGAGCGCGTATCAGCGCGAAGGGTGA
- a CDS encoding DUF2384 domain-containing protein translates to MARRLAKPRAATAAPIAPGAALRTYFNIARAWGLNEQETMTLLGFDASTRSTYFKWKKAPDSARLGRDKLERLSYVFGIYKALQLLLPDPAAADGWLRRPNDAAPFGGRPALQRLLSGNVADLYVVREYLDTARGWS, encoded by the coding sequence ATGGCCAGACGCCTCGCCAAACCCCGAGCGGCCACCGCCGCGCCCATCGCACCCGGCGCCGCGCTGCGCACCTATTTCAACATCGCCAGGGCCTGGGGCCTCAACGAGCAGGAAACCATGACCCTGCTCGGTTTCGACGCCAGTACCCGCAGCACCTATTTCAAATGGAAGAAGGCCCCGGACAGCGCGCGCCTCGGTCGCGACAAGCTCGAGCGGCTGTCCTACGTGTTCGGCATCTACAAGGCGCTGCAGCTGCTGCTGCCCGACCCGGCCGCCGCCGACGGCTGGCTGCGTCGGCCCAACGATGCCGCCCCCTTTGGCGGGAGGCCGGCGCTGCAGCGCCTGTTGTCCGGCAACGTGGCCGACTTGTACGTGGTGCGTGAATACCTGGACACGGCGCGCGGATGGTCGTGA
- a CDS encoding OsmC family protein — MAQHRASIHWQFDGGDFRKGRYSRAHTWRFDGGVEVPASPSPHVVPAPWSDASAVDPEEAYVAAIASCHMMTFLFLASRAGFLVERYDDDAVGTMIKNEHGRWWVNEVVLKPRIVYGGDKLPSAADIDHLHHAAHEECFIANSVKTDIRVVAAED, encoded by the coding sequence ATGGCCCAGCACCGCGCATCCATCCACTGGCAGTTCGACGGCGGCGATTTTCGCAAGGGCCGTTATTCGCGCGCCCATACCTGGCGCTTCGACGGCGGCGTGGAAGTGCCGGCCTCGCCGTCCCCGCACGTGGTGCCGGCGCCGTGGTCGGACGCCAGTGCGGTCGATCCGGAGGAGGCCTACGTCGCCGCCATCGCCAGCTGCCACATGATGACCTTCCTGTTCCTGGCCTCGCGCGCCGGCTTCCTGGTCGAGCGCTACGACGATGACGCGGTCGGCACCATGATCAAGAACGAGCACGGGCGCTGGTGGGTGAACGAGGTGGTGCTCAAACCGCGCATCGTGTACGGCGGCGACAAGCTGCCGAGCGCCGCGGATATCGACCACCTGCACCATGCGGCCCACGAGGAATGCTTCATCGCCAACTCGGTGAAGACCGACATCCGGGTGGTGGCGGCGGAGGACTAA
- a CDS encoding alpha/beta hydrolase, whose protein sequence is MKKLTKKVVPVLNGRLDITVNIAGKGKPLVYLHSAGGFYWDDYLDELANHYKVYVPHFPGTAPGRPNDIDLIDNLWDTVLAYDDLLAGLKLKKVRLMGHSFGGMLAAELAAQRRESIEKLVLIAPIGLYREDAPYTCASWCALSPPEIMETLFHDPAHPRVVKRMTPPPGQEAADLWTVHFVWTLGCTAKIIWPIPDKGLAKRIHRVTAPSLVVWGENDRLIPPVYAQEFGRSLNNSEVFMLPSCGHEPPLEQMEMLRDKTLAFMAA, encoded by the coding sequence ATGAAGAAACTCACCAAGAAAGTCGTGCCGGTGCTGAACGGCCGCCTCGACATCACCGTCAACATCGCGGGCAAGGGCAAACCGCTGGTCTACCTGCATTCGGCCGGCGGCTTTTACTGGGATGACTACCTCGACGAGCTGGCCAATCACTACAAGGTCTACGTGCCGCACTTCCCCGGCACCGCGCCGGGCCGTCCCAACGACATCGATCTCATCGACAACCTGTGGGACACGGTGCTGGCGTATGACGACCTGCTGGCCGGCTTGAAGCTCAAGAAGGTGCGCCTCATGGGCCATTCCTTCGGCGGCATGCTGGCGGCGGAACTCGCCGCCCAGCGCCGCGAGTCGATCGAAAAGCTGGTGCTGATCGCGCCCATCGGTCTGTATCGCGAGGACGCGCCCTACACCTGCGCAAGCTGGTGCGCGCTGTCGCCGCCCGAGATCATGGAAACGCTGTTCCACGATCCCGCGCATCCGCGCGTGGTGAAACGCATGACGCCGCCGCCCGGCCAGGAAGCGGCGGACCTGTGGACGGTGCACTTCGTATGGACGCTGGGCTGCACGGCCAAGATCATCTGGCCGATTCCGGACAAGGGCCTGGCCAAGCGCATCCACCGCGTGACGGCGCCGAGCCTGGTGGTGTGGGGCGAAAACGATCGTCTCATTCCGCCGGTCTATGCCCAGGAGTTCGGCAGGTCGCTCAACAACAGCGAAGTGTTCATGCTGCCGTCCTGCGGTCACGAGCCGCCGCTCGAGCAGATGGAGATGCTGCGCGATAAGACCCTGGCGTTCATGGCGGCCTGA